The segment GAACTATATGAAATAAATAACAATGTTGGTGATATCATGCAACTCGTACTAAACACCCGCGGTTCATACCTTAAAAAGAACAGGAACTGCTTCCTGGTAAAAACCGATGAAAAATCCTTCGAAGTATCGGCAGATAAAGTGGATTCCATACTCATCACTACATCAGCCACTATCACCACCGATGCCGTGAAATTCGCAGTGGAGAATAACATCGATATTGTATTCCTTGACCACTTTGGCGACCCATACGGCAGGGTATGGCATTCCAAGCTGGGCAGCACAGTGCTCATCCGCCGGCGCCAGCTTGAGGTATCTGACCAGCCTGCCGGATTTGATATGGCAAAGGAATGGATGCTGATAAAAATTGACAACCAGATCAATTTTCTAAAGGATTTGAAAAAAAACCGGCCTGAAATGAAAGATACAATTCAGGGATATATCACTGACATTGAAACTCTCAGGGTCGACCTGGCTGTCATGAAAGGCACCCTTGATGAACAGCGAGGTCGGGTCATGGGGCTGGAAGGGATGGCTTCAAGGACATACTTTGCTGCCCTGAACGCTGTCATGCCTGACAGGTGGAAGTTTGCGGGCAGGAGCCGCAACCCGGCTGCAGACGAGTTCAACTGTTTACTGAACTATGGATATGGCGTGCTGTATTCAATGGTGGAAAAGAGCTGCATAATTGCGGGACTGGACCCATATGTGGGTTTCATACATACAGACAATTACAATAAGAAATCACTTGTTTTCGATCTGATCGAGATGTACCGGATCCATGCTGACAGGACGGTTCTAAATCTGTTCGCAAAAAAACAGGTAAAAGAAGATCAATTTGATACAATCCCAAACGGATTAACACTTAATAAAGACGGTAAAGCTGTGCTTATTCAGGCCATCAATGAACGGTTTGACAGGACAAAAAGTTACCACGGCAGGAACATCAAAGTAAGGAATACTCTTCAATATGATTGCCACAGGATTGCGAACAATTTGATCAGGTGATGAAATGCTGGTCTGGGTTGTTTATGATATTGTTGAGAACAAGATACGGAAGAAAGTAAGTGATTCGTGCAAGAACATTGGACTTTACCGGGTGCAGAAAAGTGTATTCCTGGGGGAATTGAATGCGAATAAGCGTGATTCTCTGGCGCTTCAATGTGAAGAATTAATCGACGCTGATGTTGATTCGGTCTATATTTTCCCAATGGATGAGCAGTCTTTCAAGCAGGTAAAGTTGATAGGTCAGGCATTTAATAAGGACCTTGTCAGTGATGAAGTGATCACAATGTTCTTTTGAGGCAGTTATGGAAGATAGAGAAACGATCATTACGATATCTGATGTACTGGAGTACCTGTTTTGCCCTCGTTTTATTTATTACATGTACTGTCTTGATATCCCTCAACATGAAGAACAGCGGTTCAAGGTTCTGAAGGGCAGGGAGGTGCATGAAACCAGGAGAATGACAAATCAGGAATATGTAAGGAAGAAGCTCTATTGTATAAGAAAGGAGCGAAGTGTGTTTATTGCGTCCAGGGAGAATCATATTAAGGGAATTGTGGATGAAGTGTTATTCCTTGAGGACGGTACTGCTGCTCCGCTGGAGTATAAATATGCTGAATTCAAGGATAAGGTTTTTAAGACTTATAAGTTCCAACTTGTGCTGCACGGTCTGATGATAAAGGAGAACTACAACATTGAGGTGAACAGGGGTTATATTTGCTATATCAGGAGTAATAATCTGGTTAAGCAAATTGATTTCACACCATCTGATTTTATGAAAGGTGTTGAAATTGTTGAGAGCGTAATCGATATTATAGATAAGGGAGAATATCCTAAAACTTCAAGAAATTTAAGAAAATGCATTGATTGCTGTTACAGGAATATTTGTGTTTGACTTTTTTCTTGTTTTTATAAATGATTTGATAATTAATCAGTAAGATTTTTAAGTACGAAAATGAATGGATTATTAGCGATATTTTGCTAAAATCGGGGCTAAATATGCGCTATCGCAGACCAACATCCACTAAAACAAGGATTGAAAC is part of the Methanosarcinales archaeon genome and harbors:
- the cas1 gene encoding CRISPR-associated endonuclease Cas1, giving the protein MQLVLNTRGSYLKKNRNCFLVKTDEKSFEVSADKVDSILITTSATITTDAVKFAVENNIDIVFLDHFGDPYGRVWHSKLGSTVLIRRRQLEVSDQPAGFDMAKEWMLIKIDNQINFLKDLKKNRPEMKDTIQGYITDIETLRVDLAVMKGTLDEQRGRVMGLEGMASRTYFAALNAVMPDRWKFAGRSRNPAADEFNCLLNYGYGVLYSMVEKSCIIAGLDPYVGFIHTDNYNKKSLVFDLIEMYRIHADRTVLNLFAKKQVKEDQFDTIPNGLTLNKDGKAVLIQAINERFDRTKSYHGRNIKVRNTLQYDCHRIANNLIR
- the cas2 gene encoding CRISPR-associated endonuclease Cas2 — translated: MLVWVVYDIVENKIRKKVSDSCKNIGLYRVQKSVFLGELNANKRDSLALQCEELIDADVDSVYIFPMDEQSFKQVKLIGQAFNKDLVSDEVITMFF
- the cas4 gene encoding CRISPR-associated protein Cas4 yields the protein MEDRETIITISDVLEYLFCPRFIYYMYCLDIPQHEEQRFKVLKGREVHETRRMTNQEYVRKKLYCIRKERSVFIASRENHIKGIVDEVLFLEDGTAAPLEYKYAEFKDKVFKTYKFQLVLHGLMIKENYNIEVNRGYICYIRSNNLVKQIDFTPSDFMKGVEIVESVIDIIDKGEYPKTSRNLRKCIDCCYRNICV